In Lagenorhynchus albirostris chromosome 14, mLagAlb1.1, whole genome shotgun sequence, one DNA window encodes the following:
- the MIF gene encoding macrophage migration inhibitory factor has protein sequence MPMFLVNTNVPRASVPDGLLSELTQQLAQATGKPAQYIAVHVVPDQLMAFGGSSEPCALCSLHSIGKIGGAQNRSYSKLLCGLLAERLRISPDRIYINYYDMNAANVGWNGSTFA, from the exons ATGCCGATGTTCCTGGTGAACACCAACGTGCCCCGCGCCTCTGTGCCGGACGGGCTCCTCTCCGAGCTCACCCAGCAGCTGGCGCAGGCCACTGGCAAGCCGGCGCAG TACATCGCGGTGCACGTGGTGCCGGACCAACTCATGGCCTTCGGGGGCTCCAGCGAGCCGTGCGCACTCTGCAGCCTGCACAGCATCGGCAAGATCGGCGGCGCGCAGAACCGCTCCTACAGCAAGCTGCTGTGCGGCCTGCTGGCCGAACGCCTGCGCATCAGCCCGGACAG GATCTACATCAACTACTACGACATGAACGCGGCTAACGTGGGCTGGAACGGCTCCACCTTCGCCTGA